In Aegilops tauschii subsp. strangulata cultivar AL8/78 chromosome 3, Aet v6.0, whole genome shotgun sequence, one genomic interval encodes:
- the LOC109739236 gene encoding chitinase 10, which translates to MAPHARGLRFLIAVAVFSAATAVAGARHGAAGQCRPVGAIVTEELYSSLFLHKDDAVCPAKGFYTYASFIRATRKFPKFGATGDLVTRRREVAAFLAQISHETTGGWATAPDGPYSWGLCYKEEISPQSSYCDATDKQWPCYPGKSYHGRGPIQISWNFNYGPAGQALGFDGLRNPELVANCSDTAFQTALWFWMTPRETKPSCHQVMVGEYRPSRADAAANRTAGFGLVTNIVNGGLECNVADDARVNNRIGFYRRYCQVLGVDVGPNLDCAHQLPY; encoded by the exons ATGGCACCTCACGCGCGCGGCCTCCGTTTCCTCATCGCCGTTGCCGTGTTCTCGGCCGCCACGGCCGTGGCGGGGGCGCGGCACGGCGCCGCCGGGCAGTGCCGCCCGGTGGGGGCGATCGTCACCGAGGAGCTCTACTCGTCCCTGTTCCTGCACAAGGACGACGCCGTCTGCCCCGCCAAGGGGTTCTACACCTACGCGTCCTTCATCCGCGCCACCAGGAAGTTCCCCAAGTTCGGCGCCACCGGCGACCTCGTGACGCGCAGGCGCGAGGTCGCCGCCTTCCTCGCGCAGATCTCCCACGAGACGACGGGCGGGTGGGCGACCGCGCCGGACGGCCCATACTCGTGGGGCCTGTGCTACAAGGAGGAGATCAGCCCGCAGAGCAGCTACTGCGACGCCACGGACAAGCAGTGGCCGTGCTACCCCGGCAAGTCCTACCATGGCCGAGGCCCCATCCAAATCTCATG GAATTTCAACTACGGTCCGGCGGGGCAGGCCCTGGGGTTCGACGGGCTGCGGAACCCGGAGCTGGTGGCCAACTGCTCGGACACGGCGTTCCAGACGGCGTTGTGGTTCTGGATGACGCCCAGGGAGACCAAGCCGTCGTGCCACCAGGTGATGGTCGGCGAGTACCGCCCCAGCAGGGCCGACGCCGCCGCGAACCGCACGGCCGGGTTCGGGCTGGTCACCAACatcgtcaacggtggcctcgagtGCAACGTCGCCGACGACGCGCGGGTCAACAACCGGATCGGCTTCTACCGGCGGTACTGCCAGGTCCTCGGCGTCGACGTCGGGCCCAACCTCGACTGCGCGCACCAGCTCCCGTACTAG